The Janthinobacterium lividum genome has a window encoding:
- the moaD gene encoding molybdopterin converting factor subunit 1 has translation MKINLRFFASVRELVGTSQEVLEVAEPRLTVGEVRNLLIARGGNWEYALAQGRALRMAHNQVMCDADIVIGEGDEVAFFPPVTGG, from the coding sequence ATGAAGATCAATCTGCGTTTTTTCGCCAGCGTGCGCGAGCTGGTGGGCACGTCCCAGGAAGTGTTGGAAGTGGCCGAGCCGCGACTGACGGTGGGCGAGGTACGAAATCTGCTGATCGCCCGCGGCGGCAACTGGGAATACGCGCTGGCGCAAGGCCGCGCGCTGCGCATGGCGCATAACCAGGTGATGTGCGATGCCGATATCGTGATAGGCGAAGGTGACGAGGTGGCGTTCTTCCCGCCCGTGACGGGCGGCTGA
- the glp gene encoding gephyrin-like molybdotransferase Glp: protein MTDASTVRKPMLSVAEAQAFMLDAARPVTEVELVDTMRANGRVLAIAQTSTLNVPERDNTQMDGYCVRAQDCASGAASLPVSQRIAAGHVGQPLQPGTAARIFTGALIPDGADCVVMQEQCTVADGVVTVNHVPKAGEWVRRQGEDIRAGGEILGVGRRLRSQEMGLAASVGLAQVPVLRKLRVAVFFTGDELAMPGEPLAPGAVYNSNRFTLRGLLENLGCDITDLGIVPDSLEATKAVLRQAAQGNDLIITSGGVSVGEEDHIKPAVEAEGRLNMWQIAVKPGKPLAFGEVQHAFFVGLPGNPVSSFVTFLLFVRPFILRLQGVAGNLAPRSYKLPAAFERLKADKRNEFLRAKVNDEGELELFANQSSGVLTSTVWGDGLIDCPPGLSIARGDMLRFIPFNELLY, encoded by the coding sequence ATGACAGACGCCAGCACTGTACGCAAGCCTATGCTGTCGGTGGCCGAGGCGCAAGCCTTCATGCTGGACGCGGCGCGCCCTGTGACCGAAGTGGAACTGGTCGACACCATGCGCGCCAACGGCCGCGTGCTGGCCATCGCGCAAACGTCGACCCTGAACGTGCCCGAGCGCGACAACACGCAGATGGATGGCTATTGCGTGCGCGCGCAGGATTGCGCCAGCGGCGCGGCCAGTTTGCCCGTGTCGCAGCGTATCGCGGCCGGCCACGTAGGCCAGCCCTTGCAGCCGGGGACGGCGGCGCGCATCTTTACGGGCGCCCTGATCCCGGACGGCGCCGATTGCGTCGTGATGCAGGAGCAGTGCACGGTGGCCGATGGCGTGGTGACGGTCAATCACGTGCCGAAAGCAGGGGAATGGGTACGCCGCCAGGGCGAGGATATCCGCGCGGGCGGCGAGATACTGGGCGTGGGCCGGCGCCTGCGCAGCCAGGAAATGGGCCTGGCCGCCTCGGTAGGCCTGGCGCAAGTACCGGTGCTGCGCAAGCTGCGCGTGGCCGTGTTTTTCACGGGTGACGAGCTGGCCATGCCCGGTGAACCTCTGGCGCCGGGCGCCGTCTACAACTCGAACCGTTTTACCTTGCGCGGCTTGCTGGAAAACCTCGGCTGCGACATCACGGATTTGGGCATCGTGCCCGACAGCCTGGAAGCGACAAAAGCCGTGCTGCGCCAGGCGGCCCAGGGCAATGATTTGATCATCACTTCGGGCGGCGTGTCCGTGGGTGAGGAAGACCATATCAAGCCTGCCGTGGAAGCGGAAGGGCGGCTGAACATGTGGCAGATCGCCGTCAAACCGGGCAAACCGCTGGCCTTCGGTGAAGTGCAGCATGCGTTCTTTGTCGGCTTGCCCGGCAATCCCGTGTCGAGCTTTGTCACTTTTTTACTGTTCGTGCGCCCGTTCATTTTGCGCCTGCAGGGCGTGGCGGGGAATCTGGCGCCACGCAGTTACAAGCTGCCGGCCGCGTTTGAACGCCTGAAGGCGGACAAGCGCAACGAGTTCTTGCGCGCCAAGGTCAATGACGAGGGTGAACTGGAACTGTTCGCCAACCAGAGTTCAGGCGTGCTGACGTCCACCGTGTGGGGCGATGGCTTGATCGACTGCCCGCCGGGGTTGTCGATTGCGCGCGGCGACATGCTGCGTTTTATCCCGTTTAACGAATTGCTGTACTAA
- the thrC gene encoding threonine synthase has protein sequence MHYVSTRADKAPLQSQQSSLQQFSDILLGGLAPDGGLYLPEHYPQVTGAELNAWRTLSYADLAFEILKKFATDIPAADLKALTAKTYTKAVYKNARAGENAADITPLRVLEENVVKGGQTTLMLQALSNGPTLAFKDMAMQLLGNLFEYTLTKHNAELNIFGATSGDTGSAAEYAMRGKKAIRVFMLSPHKKMSAFQTAQMFSLQDPNIYNIAVEGVFDDCQDMVKAVSNDLPFKAKQKIGTVNSINWARVVAQVVYYFRGYLAATTSNEQKVSFTVPSGNFGNICAGHIARMMGLPISKLVAATNENDVLDEFFRTGVYRVRKSAETYHTSSPSMDISKASNFERFVYDLVGRDSERVRALFTKVETHGGFDLSGKPGSDGDEFKQVAKYGFKSGKSTHQDRVDTIRDVADDYGITIDTHTADGIKVAREHLEPNVPMIVLETALAAKFNETILEALGVDAERPSGFENIEDLPQKFVVMDADVEKMKAYIAANTGL, from the coding sequence ATGCATTACGTGTCTACCCGCGCTGATAAAGCGCCATTGCAGTCGCAACAGTCATCTTTGCAGCAATTCTCCGATATCCTCCTGGGCGGCCTGGCCCCCGATGGCGGACTGTATCTCCCTGAACACTACCCGCAAGTCACTGGTGCCGAGCTCAATGCCTGGCGCACATTGTCGTATGCCGACCTGGCATTCGAAATCCTGAAGAAGTTCGCCACCGATATCCCGGCCGCGGACCTGAAGGCACTGACGGCGAAAACCTATACCAAGGCAGTCTACAAGAACGCCCGCGCCGGCGAAAATGCGGCCGACATCACGCCGCTGCGCGTGCTCGAAGAAAACGTCGTCAAGGGCGGCCAGACCACTCTGATGCTGCAGGCGCTGTCGAACGGTCCGACCCTGGCCTTCAAGGACATGGCCATGCAGTTGCTGGGCAACCTGTTCGAATACACGCTCACCAAGCACAACGCGGAACTCAATATCTTCGGCGCCACGTCCGGCGACACGGGCAGCGCGGCCGAATACGCGATGCGCGGCAAGAAGGCCATCCGCGTCTTCATGCTGTCGCCGCACAAGAAAATGAGCGCCTTCCAGACGGCGCAGATGTTCAGCCTGCAAGACCCGAACATCTACAACATCGCCGTCGAAGGCGTGTTCGACGATTGCCAGGATATGGTCAAGGCCGTGTCGAACGACTTGCCGTTCAAGGCGAAACAGAAAATCGGCACCGTCAACTCCATCAATTGGGCGCGTGTCGTGGCGCAAGTCGTGTACTACTTCCGCGGTTACTTGGCGGCCACCACCAGCAACGAACAGAAAGTGTCGTTCACGGTGCCGTCGGGCAACTTCGGCAATATCTGCGCCGGCCATATCGCCCGCATGATGGGGCTGCCGATCTCAAAACTGGTGGCGGCCACGAATGAAAACGACGTGCTCGACGAATTCTTCCGCACGGGCGTCTACCGCGTGCGCAAGTCCGCCGAGACCTACCATACGAGCAGCCCGTCGATGGACATCTCGAAAGCGTCGAATTTCGAGCGCTTCGTCTACGATCTGGTGGGCCGCGACAGCGAGCGCGTGCGCGCCCTGTTCACGAAAGTGGAAACCCACGGCGGCTTCGACTTGTCCGGCAAGCCTGGCAGCGATGGCGACGAATTCAAGCAAGTCGCCAAGTATGGCTTCAAGTCGGGCAAGTCCACGCACCAGGACCGCGTCGACACCATCCGCGACGTGGCCGACGATTACGGCATCACCATCGACACGCACACGGCCGACGGCATCAAGGTGGCGCGCGAGCACCTGGAACCCAACGTGCCGATGATTGTGCTGGAAACGGCGCTGGCGGCCAAGTTCAACGAAACCATCCTCGAAGCGCTGGGCGTGGACGCTGAACGGCCAAGTGGCTTCGAGAACATCGAAGACTTGCCGCAAAAGTTTGTCGTGATGGATGCGGACGTGGAAAAAATGAAGGCGTATATCGCCGCTAACACGGGACTGTGA
- a CDS encoding AAA family ATPase, translating into MPISKKPYLQSAALRPDVAVDLDHYPFTIPAIRDFVHMDFHRDVTFFVGENGSGKSTMLEALAVALGFGKDGGTRNVRIALPSDEESGLHAHLRLSKSYKKPDDSYFLRAESFFNVATYMDDMPEYLGSYGGKSLHAQSHGEAFMATLINKLRGKGLYLLDEPEAALSPSRQMAALSVIHQLVQDDSQLIIATHSPILLAYPNAKILMFTGGGIHEVAYEDTEHYAVTRDFLNNYPRRLEQLFEEE; encoded by the coding sequence ATGCCGATCAGTAAAAAACCGTATTTGCAAAGCGCCGCGCTGCGCCCCGACGTTGCCGTCGATCTGGACCACTATCCGTTCACCATCCCCGCCATCCGCGACTTCGTGCACATGGACTTCCACCGCGATGTAACATTTTTCGTGGGCGAAAATGGCAGCGGCAAGTCGACCATGCTCGAAGCGCTGGCCGTGGCGCTGGGCTTTGGCAAGGATGGCGGCACGCGCAATGTGCGCATCGCCCTGCCGTCAGATGAGGAGTCGGGCTTGCACGCACACTTGCGTTTGAGCAAAAGCTACAAGAAGCCCGATGACAGTTATTTTTTGCGCGCCGAGAGCTTTTTCAACGTCGCCACCTACATGGACGACATGCCCGAATACCTGGGCAGCTACGGCGGCAAGTCGCTGCACGCGCAATCGCACGGCGAAGCGTTCATGGCGACCTTGATCAACAAGCTGCGGGGAAAAGGCTTGTATCTGCTGGACGAGCCCGAGGCGGCGCTGTCGCCGAGCCGCCAGATGGCGGCCCTGTCGGTGATCCACCAGCTGGTGCAGGACGACTCCCAGCTGATCATCGCCACCCACTCGCCGATACTGCTGGCCTACCCGAACGCGAAAATCCTGATGTTTACGGGCGGCGGCATCCACGAAGTGGCGTATGAAGACACGGAACACTACGCCGTGACGCGCGATTTCCTGAATAATTATCCACGAAGGCTGGAGCAGCTGTTTGAGGAGGAGTGA
- a CDS encoding L-serine ammonia-lyase: protein MDMSVFDLFKIGIGPSSSHTVGPMVAARRFLVEYGPLDQVVGVEAALYGSLALTGVGHATDKAVILGLMGETPQDVAPDAVDSKLAAIETAGEIALLGTHVVPFTAATGLIWNKSESLPEHPNGMRFTLKLADGSRVDKVYYSIGGGFIREAGEAQAEAAVESAASARVVFPFDTMEQLLAHGVESGLSIPEMLRANECVKRSETELNEGLDRIWHVMRDCIAHGLETTGNLPGGLNVKRRAAKLWRLAQEAKASDNRANDLPHDAVHLVSLYAMAVNEENAAGGRVVTAPTNGAAGIIPAVLRYYAQDCRPSDPVGGVRRFMLTAAAIGMLCKRNASISGAEVGCQGEVGVACAMAAAGLVAALGGTNEQIENAAEIGIEHHLGMTCDPIGGLVQIPCIERNGMGAVKAITAASLALKGDGTHFVSLDEVIETMRQTGADMQDKYKETSLGGLAVHVITVNHAAC, encoded by the coding sequence ATGGACATGAGCGTATTTGACCTGTTTAAAATCGGCATCGGGCCGTCGAGTTCCCATACAGTGGGACCGATGGTGGCGGCGCGGCGTTTTCTGGTCGAATACGGTCCGCTGGACCAAGTAGTGGGCGTCGAGGCGGCCCTGTATGGCTCGCTGGCGCTGACGGGCGTGGGCCATGCCACGGACAAGGCCGTCATTCTGGGTTTGATGGGCGAAACGCCGCAGGACGTGGCGCCCGATGCAGTCGACAGCAAGCTGGCCGCCATCGAGACGGCCGGTGAAATCGCGCTGCTGGGCACGCACGTCGTGCCGTTTACGGCTGCCACGGGTTTGATCTGGAACAAGAGCGAGTCGCTGCCCGAGCACCCGAACGGCATGCGCTTCACCCTGAAACTGGCGGACGGCAGCCGTGTCGACAAAGTGTATTACTCGATAGGCGGCGGTTTTATCCGCGAAGCGGGCGAAGCCCAGGCGGAAGCGGCCGTGGAGTCGGCCGCCAGCGCAAGAGTCGTCTTCCCCTTCGACACCATGGAGCAGTTGCTGGCGCATGGCGTGGAAAGCGGCCTGTCGATCCCTGAAATGCTGCGCGCGAACGAGTGCGTCAAGCGCAGCGAGACAGAACTCAATGAAGGCCTGGACCGCATCTGGCACGTCATGCGCGACTGCATCGCGCACGGCCTGGAAACGACGGGCAACCTGCCGGGCGGCTTGAACGTGAAGCGCCGCGCCGCGAAATTATGGCGTTTGGCGCAGGAGGCGAAGGCGTCCGACAACCGCGCCAACGACTTGCCGCACGACGCTGTGCACCTGGTCAGCCTGTACGCGATGGCCGTCAACGAGGAAAACGCGGCCGGCGGGCGCGTGGTGACGGCGCCGACCAACGGCGCCGCCGGCATCATCCCGGCCGTGCTGCGCTACTATGCGCAGGATTGCCGCCCCAGCGACCCGGTCGGCGGCGTGCGCCGCTTCATGCTGACGGCGGCCGCCATCGGCATGCTGTGCAAGCGCAATGCCTCGATTTCGGGCGCCGAAGTGGGGTGCCAGGGCGAAGTGGGCGTGGCGTGCGCCATGGCGGCGGCCGGCCTCGTGGCCGCGCTGGGCGGCACGAATGAACAGATCGAGAACGCAGCTGAAATCGGCATCGAACACCACCTGGGCATGACGTGCGACCCCATCGGCGGCCTGGTGCAGATCCCCTGCATCGAGCGCAATGGCATGGGCGCCGTGAAAGCGATTACGGCCGCCTCGCTGGCGCTGAAGGGCGATGGCACGCATTTCGTCAGCCTCGACGAAGTCATCGAAACCATGCGCCAGACGGGCGCGGACATGCAGGACAAGTACAAGGAAACGTCTCTGGGCGGGCTGGCCGTGCACGTGATCACCGTCAACCACGCCGCTTGCTAA
- a CDS encoding NAD-dependent epimerase/dehydratase family protein, with amino-acid sequence MERILVIGANGQIGSELVGALALQHGADNVIASDIGTNNLYQAKRYAQLNVLDKDGLATVIADENITQVYQLAAMLSATGEAAPLKAWSLNMDGLLNILELARERGEAGKPLRIFWPSSIAAFGPNTPQVNTPQMTVMDPTSMYGISKLAGERLCEYYFNKYGVDVRSIRYPGIISYKSPPGGGTTDYAIAIFHAALRGERYDCFLDANTTLPMIYMPDAIRATIELMDAPAASIKIRSSYNVAGVSFNPEQLAKAIVHMVPDFKISYKPDSRQAIADSWPQSLDDSKASADWGWKAQIGVEQMVTDMLANVDVGHAAKAA; translated from the coding sequence ATGGAACGCATCTTAGTCATTGGCGCAAACGGCCAAATCGGTAGTGAACTGGTGGGCGCGCTCGCGCTGCAGCACGGCGCGGACAACGTCATCGCCAGCGACATCGGCACGAATAATCTGTACCAGGCCAAGCGCTATGCCCAGCTCAATGTGCTGGACAAGGACGGCCTGGCGACCGTCATCGCTGACGAGAACATCACCCAGGTGTACCAGCTGGCGGCGATGCTGTCGGCCACGGGCGAGGCGGCTCCGCTGAAGGCATGGAGCCTGAACATGGACGGCTTGCTCAATATCCTGGAACTGGCGCGCGAGCGGGGCGAAGCAGGTAAGCCTTTGCGCATCTTCTGGCCATCGTCGATCGCCGCCTTTGGCCCGAACACGCCGCAAGTGAACACGCCGCAAATGACGGTGATGGACCCGACGTCGATGTACGGCATCAGCAAGCTGGCCGGCGAGCGCCTGTGCGAATACTATTTCAACAAGTATGGCGTGGACGTGCGCAGCATCCGCTACCCGGGCATCATCAGCTACAAGTCGCCTCCGGGCGGCGGCACCACCGATTACGCGATCGCCATCTTCCATGCGGCCTTGCGCGGCGAGCGCTATGACTGCTTCCTCGATGCGAACACCACCTTGCCGATGATTTACATGCCCGACGCGATCCGCGCCACCATCGAACTGATGGACGCGCCGGCAGCATCGATCAAGATCCGTTCTTCGTACAATGTGGCGGGCGTGTCGTTCAACCCCGAGCAACTGGCGAAAGCCATCGTGCACATGGTGCCGGACTTCAAGATCAGCTACAAGCCGGACAGCCGCCAGGCCATCGCCGACAGCTGGCCGCAAAGTCTGGACGACAGCAAGGCCAGCGCCGATTGGGGCTGGAAGGCGCAGATCGGCGTCGAGCAGATGGTCACGGACATGCTGGCCAATGTCGACGTGGGCCACGCCGCCAAGGCAGCCTGA
- the kbl gene encoding glycine C-acetyltransferase — translation MSEQAKNTFFSGLQQNLDQLREQGLYKPERVIASRQGAEVVCDDGRTLINMCANNYLGLSGDLQTQEASIAATEKYGYGLSSVRFICGTQTVHKELEQAISAFLGTEDTILYAAAFDANGGVFEPLFDENDAIISDALNHASIIDGIRLCKAGRYRYAHNDMADLEVQLKAAIAAGKRHKVIVTDGVFSMDGTIAQLDKICDLADQYGALVMIDECHASGFMGATGRGTHEHHNVMGRIDIITGTLGKALGGAMGGFTSARKEVIDTLRQKSRPYLFSNTLAPSIAGASLSVLERLAKSTELRDRLHDNTAFFRSEIERIGFTIKPGTHPVVPVMLFDAPVAQKFAARLYELGVLVTGFFYPVVPMGQARVRVQLSAAHTREQLVKVLAAFEQAGKELGLLTTTTTN, via the coding sequence ATGAGCGAGCAAGCGAAGAACACCTTTTTCAGCGGTCTGCAACAGAATCTCGATCAACTGCGCGAACAGGGCTTGTACAAGCCCGAGCGCGTGATCGCCTCGCGCCAGGGCGCCGAAGTGGTGTGCGACGATGGCCGTACCCTGATCAATATGTGTGCGAACAACTACCTTGGCCTGTCAGGCGACCTGCAGACGCAGGAAGCGTCCATTGCCGCTACGGAAAAGTATGGCTACGGCCTGTCGTCCGTGCGCTTCATTTGCGGCACGCAAACCGTACATAAAGAACTGGAACAGGCGATTTCCGCGTTCCTGGGTACCGAGGACACGATTTTGTATGCGGCCGCATTCGACGCCAACGGCGGCGTGTTCGAGCCCCTGTTCGATGAAAACGACGCCATCATCTCCGACGCGCTGAACCACGCTTCCATCATCGACGGCATCCGCCTGTGCAAGGCAGGCCGCTACCGCTACGCCCACAACGACATGGCCGACCTGGAAGTGCAGCTGAAAGCGGCGATTGCCGCCGGCAAGCGCCATAAAGTCATCGTCACGGACGGCGTGTTCTCGATGGATGGCACGATTGCGCAGCTCGACAAAATCTGCGACCTGGCCGACCAATACGGCGCGCTGGTGATGATCGACGAATGCCACGCTTCAGGCTTCATGGGCGCGACGGGCCGCGGCACGCACGAACACCACAATGTGATGGGCCGCATCGACATCATCACGGGCACCCTGGGCAAGGCTCTGGGCGGCGCCATGGGCGGCTTTACCTCGGCGCGCAAGGAAGTCATCGACACCCTGCGCCAGAAATCGCGCCCGTATCTGTTCTCGAACACCCTGGCGCCATCGATCGCCGGCGCTTCGCTGTCGGTACTGGAACGCCTGGCCAAGTCGACGGAACTGCGCGACCGCCTGCATGACAACACGGCTTTCTTCCGCAGCGAGATCGAGCGCATCGGCTTCACCATCAAGCCGGGCACCCATCCTGTCGTGCCGGTGATGCTGTTCGACGCTCCCGTGGCGCAGAAATTCGCCGCCCGCCTGTATGAGCTGGGCGTGCTGGTGACGGGTTTCTTCTACCCGGTCGTGCCGATGGGCCAGGCCCGTGTCCGCGTGCAGCTGTCGGCTGCGCACACGCGTGAACAGCTGGTGAAAGTGCTGGCCGCCTTCGAGCAGGCAGGCAAGGAACTCGGTCTGCTGACCACTACCACTACTAATTAA
- a CDS encoding XRE family transcriptional regulator has translation MKTSVSTNSPPEVGATLQRLRLARGLTLEDLSRIAGVSKSMLSQIEREKANPTIAITWRLANALGVQIGELLSSAEKAVETIRITDAHETPTLPGDHAGYVLRILGPMELAGKYEWYEVTLAPGGELASQPHDPGTTEHLTVIHGNLELEVGTAKKKVKNGGTARYPADQPHTIRNLGKTEGKALLVVIHR, from the coding sequence ATGAAAACCAGCGTTTCGACCAATTCTCCCCCTGAAGTGGGTGCCACCCTGCAACGGCTGCGCCTCGCCCGCGGCCTGACACTGGAAGATTTGTCGCGCATCGCGGGCGTCTCGAAGTCCATGTTGTCGCAAATCGAGCGCGAAAAAGCCAATCCCACCATCGCCATCACGTGGCGCCTGGCCAACGCCCTGGGCGTGCAGATCGGCGAATTGCTCTCCAGCGCGGAAAAAGCCGTGGAAACCATCCGCATCACGGATGCCCACGAAACCCCCACCCTGCCCGGCGACCACGCGGGCTACGTGCTGCGCATCCTGGGGCCGATGGAACTGGCTGGCAAGTACGAATGGTATGAAGTGACCCTGGCGCCGGGCGGCGAACTGGCGTCGCAGCCGCACGACCCTGGCACCACCGAGCATTTGACGGTGATCCATGGCAACCTGGAGCTGGAAGTGGGTACAGCGAAGAAAAAGGTCAAGAATGGCGGCACGGCACGCTATCCGGCGGACCAGCCGCATACCATCCGCAATCTGGGAAAAACTGAAGGAAAAGCTTTACTGGTGGTCATCCATAGATAG
- a CDS encoding STM4015 family protein, translating to MPDLIAGFLEKTDKNALEALIIGMWGDPYEAGADEVIAALASHAPQLPNLRALFIGDMTYEECEISWIVQGSYKPLLDAFPQLEELRIRGGNELIIEPFAHQNLRKFTIESGGLDQKIAQALAQSSMPKLEYLELWLGTDDYGFSGDVALYQQVLAQLATPTLHYLGLRDAQIADELAVWLANEPLLATVETLDLSLGTLGDIGAEALLHGTQLGNLKRMDLSHHYISEANQEKLNALPFPIRLDDPQEDDDDDDDEVYRYVAVGE from the coding sequence ATGCCGGACTTGATCGCCGGCTTCCTGGAAAAAACTGACAAGAATGCGCTTGAGGCGCTGATCATCGGCATGTGGGGCGACCCCTACGAGGCGGGCGCTGACGAGGTGATCGCCGCGCTGGCCAGCCACGCGCCGCAGTTGCCCAACTTGCGCGCCCTGTTCATCGGCGACATGACGTACGAGGAATGCGAAATCTCGTGGATCGTGCAAGGCAGCTACAAGCCGCTGCTGGACGCTTTCCCGCAGCTGGAAGAACTGCGCATCCGTGGCGGCAATGAATTGATCATCGAACCGTTCGCGCACCAGAACCTGCGCAAGTTCACCATCGAGTCCGGTGGCCTCGATCAGAAGATCGCGCAGGCGTTGGCCCAGTCGAGCATGCCCAAGCTGGAATACCTGGAACTGTGGCTAGGCACGGACGACTACGGCTTCTCGGGCGACGTGGCGCTGTACCAGCAGGTACTGGCGCAACTGGCCACGCCAACCCTGCATTACCTGGGCCTGCGCGATGCGCAGATCGCCGACGAGCTGGCCGTCTGGCTAGCTAACGAGCCGCTGCTGGCCACGGTCGAGACCCTGGATCTGTCGCTGGGCACCCTGGGCGACATCGGCGCCGAAGCACTACTGCACGGCACGCAATTGGGCAATCTGAAGCGCATGGACCTGTCGCATCACTATATCTCGGAAGCGAACCAGGAAAAACTCAACGCCCTGCCCTTCCCGATCAGGCTCGATGATCCGCAGGAAGACGACGACGACGACGACGACGAAGTCTATCGCTATGTCGCCGTCGGCGAATAA
- a CDS encoding STM4014 family protein, whose protein sequence is MLATAGSKRVRLMQVARAQLRLPPAQVLEWRDWLAQPALLEEALRQPCLFKIEPPGDDPAAHFLLLQAGCRLQDRPPVAAPAHGELLAMDTWFAGFTAAMASLTTQLAELPQARVFNAPGEISLMTDKLACQRHLAAHGVPIPDLLGPVESYGHLQSLLHQHDLDRVYLKPRYGSSASGVVAYRRNRAGRQQATTSANLSRVDGQTRLFNVKHMTRYETQHDIAALVDALAAQELYAEAWLNKPRCGDSHYDLRVVTLAGQPAHRVARIGQHMMTNLHLDNRRGDAAGLLSEADLAALEATSAQAARAFPFSHVTGYDLVVRQGQAHVLEANAFGDLLPGLLWQGADTYAAQLTHV, encoded by the coding sequence TTGCTGGCCACCGCCGGCAGCAAGCGCGTGCGCCTGATGCAGGTGGCGCGCGCGCAACTGCGCCTGCCGCCTGCGCAAGTGCTGGAGTGGCGCGACTGGCTGGCGCAACCGGCGCTACTGGAGGAGGCATTGCGCCAACCCTGCCTGTTCAAGATCGAACCGCCCGGCGACGATCCTGCCGCCCATTTTCTGTTATTGCAGGCGGGCTGCCGGCTGCAGGACCGTCCGCCAGTCGCGGCGCCCGCACATGGCGAGCTGCTGGCCATGGATACCTGGTTTGCCGGTTTTACAGCTGCCATGGCGTCCCTGACGACGCAACTGGCCGAGCTGCCGCAGGCGCGCGTATTCAATGCACCGGGCGAGATCAGTCTCATGACGGACAAGCTGGCCTGCCAGCGCCATTTGGCGGCGCACGGCGTGCCCATACCCGACTTGCTGGGCCCCGTGGAGAGCTACGGGCACCTGCAGTCGCTGCTGCACCAGCATGACCTCGACCGCGTGTACCTGAAACCGCGCTACGGCTCGTCCGCGTCCGGCGTCGTCGCCTACCGGCGCAACCGGGCGGGCCGGCAGCAAGCCACCACCTCGGCCAACTTGTCGCGGGTGGATGGCCAGACACGTTTATTCAACGTCAAGCACATGACGCGCTACGAGACGCAGCACGACATCGCCGCCCTCGTCGACGCGCTGGCCGCCCAGGAACTGTACGCGGAAGCGTGGCTGAACAAGCCGCGCTGCGGCGACAGCCATTACGATCTGCGCGTCGTGACCCTGGCGGGCCAGCCCGCGCACCGGGTGGCGCGTATCGGACAGCACATGATGACGAACCTGCACCTCGACAACCGGCGCGGCGACGCGGCCGGCCTTTTGAGCGAAGCCGACCTGGCGGCGCTGGAAGCAACAAGCGCCCAGGCCGCGCGCGCCTTCCCCTTCAGCCACGTGACGGGCTACGACCTCGTGGTACGCCAGGGCCAGGCCCATGTGCTGGAAGCAAATGCCTTCGGCGACCTGCTGCCCGGCTTGTTATGGCAAGGCGCGGACACTTACGCAGCGCAACTGACACATGTTTAA
- a CDS encoding STM4013/SEN3800 family hydrolase — MFKDAPAIPDIHAIVGSHDLVFLTLDTLRYDVAQALYEAGELPVLGRFLPPGGWERRHSPATFTYAAHQAFFAGFLPTPAAPGRHPRLFASAFAGSETTSPHTFAFEEADLPAALAARGYRTICIGGVGFFNKQTALGTVLPSLFQESHWSAGMGVASRHSTQKQVALAIARLADGVQRTFLFINVAALHTPNRAYLPGCRADNLDSHAAALRYVDGALAPLFAACAARAPTFAIVCSDHGSAYGEDGYRGHRVAHDSVWNVPYAHFFIAPDTDTNSQESPS; from the coding sequence ATGTTTAAAGACGCACCGGCCATCCCCGACATTCACGCCATCGTCGGCAGCCACGACCTCGTCTTCCTCACGCTCGACACCCTGCGCTACGACGTGGCGCAAGCGCTGTATGAGGCGGGTGAATTGCCCGTGTTGGGGCGCTTCCTGCCGCCGGGCGGCTGGGAACGGCGCCACTCGCCCGCCACGTTCACGTATGCGGCGCACCAAGCCTTCTTCGCGGGCTTTTTGCCCACGCCGGCCGCGCCGGGACGCCATCCGCGCCTGTTCGCCAGCGCTTTTGCGGGCAGCGAAACGACATCGCCGCACACGTTTGCGTTCGAGGAAGCGGACCTTCCCGCCGCACTGGCCGCACGCGGCTACCGCACCATCTGCATCGGCGGCGTGGGTTTCTTTAATAAACAGACCGCGCTGGGCACGGTGCTGCCGTCGCTGTTCCAGGAAAGCCACTGGAGCGCCGGCATGGGCGTGGCCAGCCGCCACTCGACGCAAAAGCAGGTGGCGCTGGCCATAGCCCGCCTGGCGGACGGCGTGCAGCGCACCTTTTTGTTCATCAACGTGGCCGCCCTGCATACGCCGAACCGCGCCTACCTGCCCGGCTGCCGCGCCGACAACCTGGACAGCCATGCGGCGGCCCTGCGCTACGTGGATGGCGCGCTGGCGCCATTGTTTGCCGCCTGCGCCGCGCGCGCGCCCACGTTTGCCATCGTCTGCTCGGACCACGGCAGCGCATATGGCGAAGACGGCTACCGGGGCCACAGGGTGGCCCACGACAGCGTGTGGAACGTGCCATATGCGCACTTCTTCATCGCCCCCGATACAGACACAAATTCCCAGGAGTCCCCATCGTGA